A part of Ziziphus jujuba cultivar Dongzao chromosome 8, ASM3175591v1 genomic DNA contains:
- the LOC107413889 gene encoding uncharacterized protein At5g39865, with translation MWSPWLRSPSRIQRPKSRSSSFSCSSFKDIQTLCKEESEPNHQSGYLSPRTASIFHRVKILRVWAHRNSTIPTLPDGDQRIVIYYTSLRVVRKTFEACRAVRSILRGFRVPMDERDVSMDAKLLDELQGIIGHKNLNLPVVFIGGRFIGGAEEIKQLHERGELNRLIQGLPVVDPRGCDSCGGLRFVVCDLCDGSHKVYMEKSGFRTCMACNENGLIRCPACSSLRCATHECSWESTRGILGYNEIKI, from the coding sequence atgtGGTCGCCATGGTTGAGATCACCAAGCAGAATTCAAAGACCAAAATCACGTTCATCAAGCTTCTCTTGCTCATCTTTTAAAGATATCCAAACCCTTTGCAAAGAAGAATCCGAACCCAACCACCAATCCGGGTACCTCAGCCCCAGAACCGCCTCCATTTTCCACCGGGTCAAGATCCTCCGCGTCTGGGCCCACCGTAATTCCACCATCCCCACCCTACCAGATGGTGATCAACGGATCGTAATCTACTACACTAGCCTCCGTGTCGTGCGGAAGACCTTCGAGGCCTGCAGAGCCGTCCGATCTATTCTCAGGGGGTTTCGTGTGCCAATGGACGAACGAGATGTGTCTATGGACGCCAAGCTTCTAGACGAGTTACAGGGGATTATTGGGCATAAGAATCTGAACCTCCCTGTGGTTTTCATCGGTGGGAGATTCATTGGTGGGGCAGAAGAGATCAAACAGCTTCATGAGCGTGGGGAATTGAACAGATTGATCCAAGGGCTGCCAGTTGTGGACCCCAGAGGTTGTGATTCTTGTGGAGGGCTGAGATTTGTTGTGTGTGATCTATGTGATGGAAGCCATAAGGTCTACATGGAGAAGAGTGGGTTTAGGACTTGTATGGCCTGCAATGAGAACGGTTTGATCAGATGCCCTGCATGTTCTTCCCTGCGATGCGCCACACACGAGTGTAGCTGGGAATCGACTCGTGGAATACTGGGATacaatgaaataaaaatctga
- the LOC107413904 gene encoding sister chromatid cohesion 1 protein 1 isoform X1 → MFYSHQLLARKASLGQIWMAATLHAKINRRKLDKLNISKICEEILNPAVPMALRLSGILMGGVVIVYQRKVKLFYDDVNRLLVEINEAWKMKAAPDPTVLPKGKSQAKKESVTLPDNEAADAADIEQSLNYSNSTRMPMGLQQTGYFAMRLDSVDESYINGNVEDSLHQHHQAEADNITLFEHFDSYQADANMYNRFERFDIEEDDGTQLNFNSREHTQIPATLVRSPPPPDEPQTVVNEMQYEIPDFQVHKREDELEEVGQMNQVQQRQAPIRRKRRVPAFLMDEQTIIPGPVYQSWLRDVSDIASRSSGRNRKRTCNVSTMKIANLMALPPQVLMDNLFTTGSREIYYPSPLLKQWMKSSQPPHDSPSVRTSPPLPPEPSSLSPPQRENYQDRPEFPFEDFQSGVGSQSQGVPIERQMPNPDTPINNLMDELIANLTNNGARITETNLMQTPENSNHEVRSVPSSASGQGIPSHNSEMNSGRSSKKRPYSASRNSSGGLEPVAEEYPWHHSDSKFKLSGLPENDLTPGQELLVETAPTQTQQPFINHPDDKITDSIRMQMKAHFETPGAPQVESLNNLAAGLNRQGAALLFYQTCVLATRDSLRVEQKYPYGDILISRGAKL, encoded by the exons ATGTTTTACTCGCACCAGCTTCTCGCTCGCAAAGCTTCTCTTGGCCAAATCTG GATGGCCGCCACGTTGCACGCGAAGATCAATAGGAGGAAGCTAGATAAGCTCAACATCAGCAAGATCTG CGAGGAGATTTTGAATCCAGCAGTTCCTATGGCTCTCAGACTCTCCGGAATTCTCATGg GGGGAGTAGTGATTGTCTACCAAAGAAAGGTTAAGCTCTTTTACG ATGATGTGAATCGTCTTCTG GTTGAAATAAACGAAGCATGGAAGATGAAAGCTGCTCCAGATCCCACGGTCCTCCCCAAAGGAAAATCTCAGGCCAA GAAAGAGTCCGTGACTCTGCCTGATAACGAAGCGGCCGATGCTGCGGACATTGAGCAGTCGCTTAACTATTCCAACTCCACCCGCATGCCCATGGGGCTCCAACAAACTGGATATTTTGCTATG CGACTTGATAGCGTGGATGAATCCTATATTAACGGGAATGTTGAAGATTCACTTCACCAACACCATCAAG CTGAAGCTGACAATATAACATTATTCGAACACTTCGATTCATATCAAGCTGATGCAAATATGTACAATCGCTTTGAAAG ATTTGATATTGAAGAGGATGATGGGACGCAGTTGAACTTCAATTCAAGAGAGCATACACAGATCCCCGCCACTCTTGTACGGTCTCCACCTCCACCAGATGAGCCTCAAACAG TTGTTAATGAAATGCAGTATGAAATTCCAGACTTCCAAGTCCATAAGAGAGAAGACGAACTCGAAGAAGTTGGACAG ATGAACCAGGTTCAACAGAGGCAGGCGCCCataagaaggaaaagaagagTACCTGCCTTTCTCATGGATGAACAAACTATCATCCCTGGTCCTGTGTACCAGTCTTGGCTTCGAGATGTTTCGGATATTGCCTCAAGGTCAAGTGGAAGGAACAGAAAG CGTACCTGTAACGTGTCAACTATGAAGATAGCAAACCTCATGGCATTGCCAcctcaagttctaatggataaTTTATTTACAACTGGAAGCAGAGAAATATATTATCCAAGCCCTCTTCTGAAGCAGTGGATGAAAAGTTCCCAACCTCCCCATGACTCGCCCTCTG TAAGGACCTCCCCGCCCCTGCCCCCAGAACCATCATCATTATCACCACCTCAAAGAGAGAATTATCAAGATCGACCGGAATTT CCTTTTGAAGATTTTCAAAGTGGAGTTGGTTCACAATCTCAGGGAGTTCCAATAGAAAGGCAAATGCCAAATCCTGACACGCCAATTAACAATCTCATGGATGAACTAATAGCCAATCTTACAAACAACGGAGCCAGGATTACTGAAACAAACCTAATGCAAACACCTGAAAATTCTA ATCATGAAGTAAGGTCGGTCCCAAGCTCAGCATCCGGACAGGGAATTCCTTCACATAACTCAGAAATGAATTCAGGAAG ATCAAGCAAGAAAAGGCCTTATTCTGCATCAAGAAACAGCAGTGGGGGACTTGAGCCAGTAGCTGAGGAGTATCCGTGGCATCATTCTGATTCAAAATTCAAGTTATCAGGGCTACCTGAAAATGACCTGACACCTGGGCAAG AACTATTGGTAGAAACTGCACCTACCCAAACCCAACAGCCATTCATCAATCACCCAGATGACAAAATAACCGATTCGATTCGAAT GCAAATGAAGGCACATTTTGAAACACCAGGAGCCCCTCAAGTCGAATCGTTGAACAATTTAGCTGCCGGACTGAACCGACAAGGAGCAGCTCTGCTTTTCTATCAAACTTGTG TACTTGCTACTCGCGATTCTCTGAGAGTGGAACAAAAATACCCTTACGGAGACATTCTCATTTCTAGAGGAGCAAAACTGTGA
- the LOC107413904 gene encoding sister chromatid cohesion 1 protein 1 isoform X2 → MFYSHQLLARKASLGQIWMAATLHAKINRRKLDKLNISKICEEILNPAVPMALRLSGILMGGVVIVYQRKVKLFYDDVNRLLVEINEAWKMKAAPDPTVLPKGKSQAKKESVTLPDNEAADAADIEQSLNYSNSTRMPMGLQQTGYFAMRLDSVDESYINGNVEDSLHQHHQAEADNITLFEHFDSYQADANMYNRFERFDIEEDDGTQLNFNSREHTQIPATLVRSPPPPDEPQTVVNEMQYEIPDFQVHKREDELEEVGQMNQVQQRQAPIRRKRRVPAFLMDEQTIIPGPVYQSWLRDVSDIASRSSGRNRKRTCNVSTMKIANLMALPPQVLMDNLFTTGSREIYYPSPLLKQWMKSSQPPHDSPSVRTSPPLPPEPSSLSPPQRENYQDRPEFPFEDFQSGVGSQSQGVPIERQMPNPDTPINNLMDELIANLTNNGARITETNLMQTPENSIRSVPSSASGQGIPSHNSEMNSGRSSKKRPYSASRNSSGGLEPVAEEYPWHHSDSKFKLSGLPENDLTPGQELLVETAPTQTQQPFINHPDDKITDSIRMQMKAHFETPGAPQVESLNNLAAGLNRQGAALLFYQTCVLATRDSLRVEQKYPYGDILISRGAKL, encoded by the exons ATGTTTTACTCGCACCAGCTTCTCGCTCGCAAAGCTTCTCTTGGCCAAATCTG GATGGCCGCCACGTTGCACGCGAAGATCAATAGGAGGAAGCTAGATAAGCTCAACATCAGCAAGATCTG CGAGGAGATTTTGAATCCAGCAGTTCCTATGGCTCTCAGACTCTCCGGAATTCTCATGg GGGGAGTAGTGATTGTCTACCAAAGAAAGGTTAAGCTCTTTTACG ATGATGTGAATCGTCTTCTG GTTGAAATAAACGAAGCATGGAAGATGAAAGCTGCTCCAGATCCCACGGTCCTCCCCAAAGGAAAATCTCAGGCCAA GAAAGAGTCCGTGACTCTGCCTGATAACGAAGCGGCCGATGCTGCGGACATTGAGCAGTCGCTTAACTATTCCAACTCCACCCGCATGCCCATGGGGCTCCAACAAACTGGATATTTTGCTATG CGACTTGATAGCGTGGATGAATCCTATATTAACGGGAATGTTGAAGATTCACTTCACCAACACCATCAAG CTGAAGCTGACAATATAACATTATTCGAACACTTCGATTCATATCAAGCTGATGCAAATATGTACAATCGCTTTGAAAG ATTTGATATTGAAGAGGATGATGGGACGCAGTTGAACTTCAATTCAAGAGAGCATACACAGATCCCCGCCACTCTTGTACGGTCTCCACCTCCACCAGATGAGCCTCAAACAG TTGTTAATGAAATGCAGTATGAAATTCCAGACTTCCAAGTCCATAAGAGAGAAGACGAACTCGAAGAAGTTGGACAG ATGAACCAGGTTCAACAGAGGCAGGCGCCCataagaaggaaaagaagagTACCTGCCTTTCTCATGGATGAACAAACTATCATCCCTGGTCCTGTGTACCAGTCTTGGCTTCGAGATGTTTCGGATATTGCCTCAAGGTCAAGTGGAAGGAACAGAAAG CGTACCTGTAACGTGTCAACTATGAAGATAGCAAACCTCATGGCATTGCCAcctcaagttctaatggataaTTTATTTACAACTGGAAGCAGAGAAATATATTATCCAAGCCCTCTTCTGAAGCAGTGGATGAAAAGTTCCCAACCTCCCCATGACTCGCCCTCTG TAAGGACCTCCCCGCCCCTGCCCCCAGAACCATCATCATTATCACCACCTCAAAGAGAGAATTATCAAGATCGACCGGAATTT CCTTTTGAAGATTTTCAAAGTGGAGTTGGTTCACAATCTCAGGGAGTTCCAATAGAAAGGCAAATGCCAAATCCTGACACGCCAATTAACAATCTCATGGATGAACTAATAGCCAATCTTACAAACAACGGAGCCAGGATTACTGAAACAAACCTAATGCAAACACCTGAAAATTCTA TAAGGTCGGTCCCAAGCTCAGCATCCGGACAGGGAATTCCTTCACATAACTCAGAAATGAATTCAGGAAG ATCAAGCAAGAAAAGGCCTTATTCTGCATCAAGAAACAGCAGTGGGGGACTTGAGCCAGTAGCTGAGGAGTATCCGTGGCATCATTCTGATTCAAAATTCAAGTTATCAGGGCTACCTGAAAATGACCTGACACCTGGGCAAG AACTATTGGTAGAAACTGCACCTACCCAAACCCAACAGCCATTCATCAATCACCCAGATGACAAAATAACCGATTCGATTCGAAT GCAAATGAAGGCACATTTTGAAACACCAGGAGCCCCTCAAGTCGAATCGTTGAACAATTTAGCTGCCGGACTGAACCGACAAGGAGCAGCTCTGCTTTTCTATCAAACTTGTG TACTTGCTACTCGCGATTCTCTGAGAGTGGAACAAAAATACCCTTACGGAGACATTCTCATTTCTAGAGGAGCAAAACTGTGA
- the LOC107413904 gene encoding sister chromatid cohesion 1 protein 1 isoform X3, with the protein MKAAPDPTVLPKGKSQAKKESVTLPDNEAADAADIEQSLNYSNSTRMPMGLQQTGYFAMRLDSVDESYINGNVEDSLHQHHQAEADNITLFEHFDSYQADANMYNRFERFDIEEDDGTQLNFNSREHTQIPATLVRSPPPPDEPQTVVNEMQYEIPDFQVHKREDELEEVGQMNQVQQRQAPIRRKRRVPAFLMDEQTIIPGPVYQSWLRDVSDIASRSSGRNRKRTCNVSTMKIANLMALPPQVLMDNLFTTGSREIYYPSPLLKQWMKSSQPPHDSPSVRTSPPLPPEPSSLSPPQRENYQDRPEFPFEDFQSGVGSQSQGVPIERQMPNPDTPINNLMDELIANLTNNGARITETNLMQTPENSNHEVRSVPSSASGQGIPSHNSEMNSGRSSKKRPYSASRNSSGGLEPVAEEYPWHHSDSKFKLSGLPENDLTPGQELLVETAPTQTQQPFINHPDDKITDSIRMQMKAHFETPGAPQVESLNNLAAGLNRQGAALLFYQTCVLATRDSLRVEQKYPYGDILISRGAKL; encoded by the exons ATGAAAGCTGCTCCAGATCCCACGGTCCTCCCCAAAGGAAAATCTCAGGCCAA GAAAGAGTCCGTGACTCTGCCTGATAACGAAGCGGCCGATGCTGCGGACATTGAGCAGTCGCTTAACTATTCCAACTCCACCCGCATGCCCATGGGGCTCCAACAAACTGGATATTTTGCTATG CGACTTGATAGCGTGGATGAATCCTATATTAACGGGAATGTTGAAGATTCACTTCACCAACACCATCAAG CTGAAGCTGACAATATAACATTATTCGAACACTTCGATTCATATCAAGCTGATGCAAATATGTACAATCGCTTTGAAAG ATTTGATATTGAAGAGGATGATGGGACGCAGTTGAACTTCAATTCAAGAGAGCATACACAGATCCCCGCCACTCTTGTACGGTCTCCACCTCCACCAGATGAGCCTCAAACAG TTGTTAATGAAATGCAGTATGAAATTCCAGACTTCCAAGTCCATAAGAGAGAAGACGAACTCGAAGAAGTTGGACAG ATGAACCAGGTTCAACAGAGGCAGGCGCCCataagaaggaaaagaagagTACCTGCCTTTCTCATGGATGAACAAACTATCATCCCTGGTCCTGTGTACCAGTCTTGGCTTCGAGATGTTTCGGATATTGCCTCAAGGTCAAGTGGAAGGAACAGAAAG CGTACCTGTAACGTGTCAACTATGAAGATAGCAAACCTCATGGCATTGCCAcctcaagttctaatggataaTTTATTTACAACTGGAAGCAGAGAAATATATTATCCAAGCCCTCTTCTGAAGCAGTGGATGAAAAGTTCCCAACCTCCCCATGACTCGCCCTCTG TAAGGACCTCCCCGCCCCTGCCCCCAGAACCATCATCATTATCACCACCTCAAAGAGAGAATTATCAAGATCGACCGGAATTT CCTTTTGAAGATTTTCAAAGTGGAGTTGGTTCACAATCTCAGGGAGTTCCAATAGAAAGGCAAATGCCAAATCCTGACACGCCAATTAACAATCTCATGGATGAACTAATAGCCAATCTTACAAACAACGGAGCCAGGATTACTGAAACAAACCTAATGCAAACACCTGAAAATTCTA ATCATGAAGTAAGGTCGGTCCCAAGCTCAGCATCCGGACAGGGAATTCCTTCACATAACTCAGAAATGAATTCAGGAAG ATCAAGCAAGAAAAGGCCTTATTCTGCATCAAGAAACAGCAGTGGGGGACTTGAGCCAGTAGCTGAGGAGTATCCGTGGCATCATTCTGATTCAAAATTCAAGTTATCAGGGCTACCTGAAAATGACCTGACACCTGGGCAAG AACTATTGGTAGAAACTGCACCTACCCAAACCCAACAGCCATTCATCAATCACCCAGATGACAAAATAACCGATTCGATTCGAAT GCAAATGAAGGCACATTTTGAAACACCAGGAGCCCCTCAAGTCGAATCGTTGAACAATTTAGCTGCCGGACTGAACCGACAAGGAGCAGCTCTGCTTTTCTATCAAACTTGTG TACTTGCTACTCGCGATTCTCTGAGAGTGGAACAAAAATACCCTTACGGAGACATTCTCATTTCTAGAGGAGCAAAACTGTGA
- the LOC107413900 gene encoding protein VAPYRIN-like, producing the protein MEKLVELSEQEVRIDFTLNCKCRANVRLRSLTATTPIAFKVQTSSPEKFMVNPPTGLISPLSYATFQVILKPQNHFPTTYPRSPSDNFLVKTSRFFPDSSDSTRPFSITSWFLSIPNCSTEDYKLKVVFVGPMLLHHAVSRGDCGSAKNLIKKQKSIMAELSQRESEALIRVATELANPESMVNLLLEAGLKIEARVQLDNVNYKVDSERISKGWEKLHVAAAFDRTEEVLEFVKMKKARSLDCRDNDGRTPLHVAVGKGNIKCARVLVELGADKDARSRDGRTALHRAAVNGDRRMVEMLIEMGADPTIANDRGCTPLDIARDKGHKKVSEILERGDLVITAARKGDLENLQWLLQKGATIKHRDEYGFTALHAAAIEGHKDVVQKLIESGSDFESQDREGHTPLHLAVVAGSLETVEVLVNEGADINVNTKFRATPLHMATILGYDDIAEFLISRGGFSSL; encoded by the exons ATGGAGAAGCTCGTGGAATTGTCAGAGCAAGAGGTCCGTATAGACTTCACATTGAATTGCAAATGCCGTGCTAACGTGCGCTTGAGGTCTCTAACCGCCACAACCCCCATAGCCTTCAAGGTCCAAACCTCTTCACCCGAAAAGTTCATGGTCAACCCTCCCACTGGACTCATCTCTCCCTTATCCTACGCTACCTTCCAAGTCATCCTCAAACCCCAGAACCACTTCCCAACTACCTACCCTCGCTCACCTTCCGATAACTTCCTCGTCAAAACCTCCCGATTCTTTCCAGACTCGTCCGATTCGACTCGCCCATTTTCCATCACCTCCTGGTTCTTATCCATCCCCAACTGCTCAACCGAGGATTACAAACTCAAAGTCGTGTTCGTGGGTCCCATGCTTCTACACCACGCGGTCAGCCGCGGAGACTGTGGCTCTGCGAAGAACTTAATCAAGAAGCAGAAGTCAATAATGGCCGAGTTGTCCCAGAGAGAGTCCGAGGCGCTCATCCGAGTTGCGACCGAGTTGGCTAACCCTGAGAGCATGGTTAATTTGCTTCTTGAAGCTGGGTTGAAGATTGAGGCGCGTGTACAGTTAGACAACGTGAATTATAAAGTGGATTCGGAACGGATATCCAAAGGCTGGGAGAAGCTCCACGTGGCCGCTGCTTTTGATCGGACGGAGGAGGTGTTGGAGTTTGTGAAGATGAAAAAAGCTCGTTCGTTGGATTGCAGGGACAATGACGGTAGGACTCCCCTGCATGTTGCTGTGGGTAAGGGAAATATCAAGTGCGCGAGGGTTCTGGTGGAACTCGGTGCGGATAAGGATGCTAGGAGCAGGGACGGTCGTACGGCTTTGCATAGAGCAGCGGTCAATGGGGATCGTCGGATGGTTGAGATGCTGATTGAGATGGGCGCGGACCCCACAATTGCTAATGATCGTGGATGTACGCCGCTTGATATTGCCCGTGATAAAGGACAC AAGAAAGTGTCGGAAATTCTGGAGAGAGGAGATTTGGTGATAACAGCAGCAAGAAAGGGGGACCTGGAGAATCTACAATGGCTATTGCAAAAAGGAGCAACCATAAAGCACAGGGACGAGTACGGTTTCACAGCCTTGCATGCTGCAGCCATTGAAGGCCACAAGGATGTGGTACAGAAGCTGATTGAATCTGGGTCGGACTTTGAATCCCAAGACAGAGAAGGTCATACACCATTGCATTTGGCTGTGGTTGCTGGAAGCTTAGAGACTGTTGAGGTTTTAGTAAATGAAGGTGCTGATATCAATGTCAATACCAAGTTCAGGGCTACACCTCTGCACATGGCCACAATTCTTGGATACGATGACATTGCAGAGTTTCTCATTAGCAGGGGAGGCTTTTCTTCTCTGTga
- the LOC107413910 gene encoding peptide-N4-(N-acetyl-beta-glucosaminyl)asparagine amidase A, translated as MITFIFLLFLFFTNPISPASIPDRFTKSLSPSFPKHKSREYFELSLPLPTNYLTPSCTLQILRHSFANTINSPPFTTPYSPPSNCSLPWSHIVLEFRAKCKGEQYDRISGLWLGGVELLRTSTAQPTQCGIFWKVRKDVTRYYSVLLQSNLNLTMMLENIVNREYTGVYHVEVAFYYYKDVVVNDKNDGVSLPFIVGNKNSGGKLGLETEKFERNLGVGAEEPADLILPISDTGDKGFWYRIESETAMRFKEIRIPKNTRRVVLEFYVSFHGNDEFWYLNPPNSYVTVNNITTGRANGAYREVFVTVDGQLAGSEVPFPVVFTGGINPLFWEPVVAIGAFNLPTYDLELTPFLGTLLDGKAHQIGIGVADGISYWLVDANLHLWLDHNSHSVEAKSKVNLNPVFRIERGSVFRQLDGSFKIKAERVCNSIGWVKWSAGNYTTTFLQSYKFNNLIRFQKNGTYKLVKQKVKANRQVKFENQVGQVIASRSVKRKYPLSVSTATLPGSRKNTYLLLTNVSHSMNEKYSNGGSKIHVHNSQDSVGWMEVRDHSVLSGKAKTKQNFMYRDKLNCYSRSVNAGDGKLLSDNATFHCLDLFAL; from the coding sequence ATGATCACTTTCATTTTCCTTCTGTTCCTCTTCTTCACCAATCCGATCTCACCAGCCTCGATACCGGACCGTTTCACCAAATCCCTCTCACCATCTTTTCCCAAACACAAATCCCGAGAATACTTCGAGCTCTCTCTTCCCCTACCGACCAATTATCTGACCCCATCTTGCACCCTTCAGATCCTACGGCACTCCTTCGCCAACACCATCAACTCCCCACCGTTCACCACGCCTTACTCTCCGCCGTCCAATTGCTCACTCCCTTGGTCCCACATCGTCCTCGAATTCCGCGCCAAATGCAAAGGCGAGCAGTACGACCGCATTTCCGGCTTATGGCTCGGCGGTGTCGAGCTTCTCCGCACGAGCACGGCCCAGCCGACTCAGTGTGGAATCTTCTGGAAGGTTCGCAAGGATGTCACCAGGTATTACTCTGTTCTCTTGCAGTCTAATCTCAACCTCACCATGATGCTCGAGAACATCGTTAACCGTGAATATACCGGCGTCTACCACGTCGAGGTCGCTTTCTACTACTACAAGGATGTTGTCGTTAATGACAAAAACGACGGCGTTAGCTTACCGTTTATAGTCGGAAATAAGAATTCCGGCGGAAAATTAGGATTGGAAACCGAGAAATTCGAGAGGAATCTAGGGGTGGGAGCTGAAGAACCGGCCGATTTAATACTTCCGATATCAGATACCGGCGATAAGGGATTTTGGTACAGAATCGAGAGCGAAACGGCAATGCGTTTCAAGGAAATCCGAATCCCGAAGAACACTCGTCGAGTTGTGTTGGAATTCTACGTGTCGTTTCATGGGAACGACGAGTTTTGGTACTTGAATCCACCGAATTCGTATGTCACCGTCAACAACATAACCACGGGGCGGGCCAACGGGGCTTACAGAGAGGTTTTCGTCACCGTCGACGGACAGCTTGCCGGGTCGGAAGTCCCTTTCCCGGTTGTTTTCACCGGCGGAATCAACCCGTTGTTTTGGGAGCCGGTGGTGGCGATCGGAGCGTTCAATCTTCCAACCTACGACTTGGAATTGACACCCTTTTTAGGAACCCTTCTGGATGGGAAAGCTCATCAGATTGGAATCGGGGTGGCAGATGGAATTTCATATTGGCTGGTGGATGCCAATTTACATCTTTGGCTGGACCACAATTCACATTCGGTGGAAGCGAAATCGAAAGTGAATCTGAATCCCGTTTTCAGGATTGAGAGAGGCTCGGTGTTCAGGCAGCTCGATGGGTCTTTCAAGATCAAAGCAGAGAGGGTGTGTAACTCTATAGGCTGGGTCAAGTGGAGTGCAGGAAACTACACCACCACATTTTTGCAGAGCTACAAGTTCAACAACTTAATTCGATTCCAGAAAAATGGAACTTACAAACTGGTCAAGCAGAAAGTCAAGGCGAACAGACAGGTGAAGTTCGAGAATCAAGTGGGCCAAGTGATTGCCAGCAGAAGTGTTAAGAGGAAGTACCCTCTCAGTGTGAGCACTGCAACTTTGCCTGGGTCGCGCAAGAACACATATTTGCTTCTCACCAATGTTTCCCACTCGATGAACGAGAAATACTCTAATGGCGGAAGCAAGATTCATGTGCATAACAGTCAGGATTCTGTAGGGTGGATGGAGGTGAGGGATCACTCTGTTCTTTCCGGCAAAGCTAAGACGAAGCAGAACTTCATGTACAGGGATAAGTTGAATTGCTATTCCCGGAGTGTCAATGCCGGCGACGGCAAGCTACTCAGTGACAATGCAACCTTTCACTGTTTGGACTTGTTTGCATTGTGA